From one Cynocephalus volans isolate mCynVol1 chromosome X, mCynVol1.pri, whole genome shotgun sequence genomic stretch:
- the WDR13 gene encoding WD repeat-containing protein 13, producing MAAVWQQVLAVDARYNAYRTPTFPQFRTQYIRRRSQLLRENAKADHPPALRRQYLRLRGQLLGQRYGPLSEPGSARAYSNSIVRSSRTTLDRMEDFEDDPRALGARGHRRSVSRGSYQLQAQMNRAVYEDRPPGSVVPTSVAEASRAMAGDTSLSENYAFAGMYHVFDQHVDEAVPRVRFANDDRHRLACCSLDGSISLCQLVPAPPTVLRVLRGHTRGVSDFAWSLSNDILVSTSLDATMRIWASEDGRCIREIPDPSGAELLCCTFQPVNNNLTVVGNAKQNVHVVNISTGKKVKGGSSKLTGRVLALSFDAPGRLLWAGDDRGSVFSFLFDMATGKLTKAKRLVVHEGSPVTSISARSWVSREARDPSLLINACLNKLLLYRVVDNEGTLQLKRSFPIEQSSHPVRSIFCPLMSFRQGACVGKSCGGRDQGWCPPGSNIVTP from the exons ATGGCCGCGGTGTGGCAGCAAGTCTTAGCAGTGGACGCGAG GTACAACGCGTACCGCACACCAACATTTCCACAGTTCCGGACCCAGTATATTCGTCGGCGCAGCCAGCTCCTGCGGGAGAATGCCAAGGCTGACCATCCCCCAGCGCTGCGTCGGCAGTACCTGAGGCTGCGGGGGCAGCTGCTGGGCCAGCGCTACGGGCCCCTCTCCGAGCCAGGCAGTGCTCGTGCCTACAGCAACAGCATCGTCCGCAGCAGCCGCACTACCCTTGACCGCATGGAG GACTTTGAGGATGATCCTCGGGCCCTGGGAGCCCGTGGACACCGCCGTTCTGTCAGCCGCGGCTCCTACCAACTGCAGGCACAGATGAACCGTGCCGTTTATGAGGACAG GCCACCCGGCAGTGTGGTGCCCACGTCGGTGGCAGAGGCAAGTCGGGCCATGGCTGGGGACACATCGCTGAGTGAGAACTACGCCTTTGCGGGCATGTACCATGTTTTTGACCAGCACGTGGATGAGGCAG TCCCAAGGGTGCGCTTCGCCAATGATGACCGGCACCGCCTGGCCTGCTGCTCACTCGACGGCAGCATCTCCCTGTGCCAGCTGGTGCCTGCCCCACCCACCGTGCTCCGCGTGCTGCGGGGCCACACCCGTGGTGTCTCCGACTTCGCCTGGTCTCTCTCCAATGACATTCTCGTGTCCACCTCGCTTGATGCCACCATGCGCATTTGGGCCTCTGAGGATGGCCGCTGCATCCGGGAGATCCCTGACCCCAGTGGTGCTGAACTGCTCTGCTGCACCTTCCAGCCCGTCAACAACAACCTCACTGTG GTGGGGAATGCCAAGCAGAATGTGCATGTCGTGAACATCTCCACGGGCAAGAAGGTGAAGGGTGGCTCCAGCAAGCTAACAGGCCGTGTCCTCGCTCTGTCCTTTGATGCCCCTGGCCGGCTGCTCTGGGCGGGTGATGACCGTGGCAGtgtcttctccttcctcttcgACATGGCCACAG GGAAGCTGACCAAAGCCAAGCGTCTGGTGGTGCATGAGGGGAGCCCTGTGACTAGCATCTCTGCCCGCTCCTGGGTCAGCCGTGAGGCCCGGGACCCCTCACTGCTCATCAATGCCTGCCTCAACAAGCTGTTGCTCTATAG GGTGGTGGATAACGAGGGGACCCTGCAGCTTAAGAGAAGCTTTCCTATTGAGCAGAGCTCACACCCTGTGCGCAGCATCTTCTGCCCGCTCATGTCCTTCCGCCAGGGGGCCTGCGTGGGTAAGTCTTGTGGGGGCAGGGACCAGGGCTGGTGCCCACCTGGCTCAAACATCGTGACACCCTGA